A window of Corallococcus macrosporus DSM 14697 contains these coding sequences:
- a CDS encoding carboxypeptidase regulatory-like domain-containing protein, which produces MVTLGALALVAALALVRGQGSPAPRPAPARHGPSPRRLAPPTPPPRGNHSLQGRVLDAQRRPAADIQVIATRDMPGESLSARPCDTLELELPLSSGECIGEPEELVRELVEAGHGAAPVVAQAVTSADGTFLLKDLPEGTVALWAASERHATWTPAVRTDARDVQLVLKAGLFLPGRVIAESATPLPGARLTLFHQDHARFFETRAGADGRFTFGPLPPGEYTVVATHEGLLTDSLQSVEAEELDPIVLHPPRRLSGRVLAQEQPVPGAEVHVEHTSQVTVTDDAGRFAFDSLSPGDYEVRAEHQGEHGFTMATLTEEGGDAEATVRLGTLIYLEGSVRDESGRPIARAQVGAAPPRGQSPPVDYAFTAQDGLFRLGPLRREAYIFNVLAPGYRGQLRDAVAAPGERLDFTLIPAHPLQGLVTDAQGKPVPGAYIDVDDETQAEADLFREEVDPAVSDEHGRFELTFIDPGSYTLVITHDDHLEERVEVKTPGPEIRVTLRGAARVEGTVTNRQGLPIPDMMLSLVDGRGEQPRQFADTDAEGHFVITSVAPGTYNLIAGMHTGASTPEVLRTVTVRGTETVDASLRLETGASVSGIVVDEHGRPVADAMVDADNLPTQLDGTSLATHTDAEGRFTLHHLMEGDCWLRASKDGYVFEDGRTPGRHSILSQGLARSGAQDVRLVLRSLGHIRGRVVRRDGSPITRFTLGEQTFRDPEGAFHVAIERAGLQRLTFEAPGLTRAVREVQVAEGEDVDLGEIRLEAGRLIRGRVVDAETSRPLEEAVVELHLPGDDDPWGEVAPVAAEVTGKDGTFAFAPLEARPLDVRVRTNRGHPWFRQRIGSGDENLELRVYPGARVEGTLTDRHGQPVEALVQLVPDGIDMSVGVEAAPGTFHATNVRAGTYTLSASSAQTLDGRLVTIHPRRVQLPPMGTVTFALTESTGTGTMRLGIRLPPRPPGSEQYQALLAGTLPPNLSAQQLRSRLRFGDLRASTRSHADTVVYENLPGGEYTFVVMVAEAGRPPRYAVHREPLYLEEGGTLERDIQVAPRLLP; this is translated from the coding sequence ATGGTGACCCTCGGCGCGCTCGCGCTCGTGGCGGCCCTGGCGCTCGTCCGTGGACAGGGCAGCCCGGCCCCGAGGCCCGCCCCCGCCCGACACGGCCCGTCGCCGCGCCGCCTCGCCCCTCCGACGCCCCCACCGCGTGGCAATCACTCGCTCCAAGGGCGCGTGCTCGACGCCCAGCGCCGTCCCGCCGCGGACATCCAGGTCATCGCCACGCGCGACATGCCCGGCGAGTCCCTGTCCGCGCGCCCCTGCGACACCCTCGAACTCGAGCTGCCGCTGTCCTCCGGCGAGTGCATTGGCGAGCCCGAGGAGCTGGTGCGGGAGCTCGTCGAGGCCGGCCATGGCGCGGCGCCCGTGGTGGCCCAGGCCGTCACCTCGGCGGACGGGACGTTCCTGCTCAAGGACCTCCCCGAGGGCACGGTGGCGCTGTGGGCCGCCAGCGAGCGGCACGCCACCTGGACCCCCGCGGTCCGCACCGACGCGCGGGACGTGCAGCTCGTGCTCAAGGCAGGCCTCTTCCTCCCGGGCCGCGTCATCGCCGAGTCCGCCACGCCGCTGCCCGGCGCGCGGCTGACGCTCTTCCACCAGGACCACGCCCGCTTCTTTGAAACCCGTGCCGGCGCGGACGGCCGCTTCACCTTCGGCCCCCTGCCACCGGGCGAATACACCGTCGTCGCCACCCACGAAGGCCTGCTCACCGACTCGCTCCAGTCGGTGGAGGCGGAGGAGCTCGACCCCATCGTGCTCCACCCGCCGCGGCGGCTGTCCGGCCGCGTGCTCGCGCAGGAGCAGCCAGTCCCTGGCGCGGAAGTCCACGTGGAGCACACGTCGCAGGTCACCGTGACGGACGACGCGGGCCGCTTCGCCTTCGATTCATTGTCGCCAGGCGACTACGAGGTGCGCGCGGAGCACCAGGGCGAACACGGCTTCACCATGGCGACCTTGACCGAGGAAGGCGGAGACGCCGAGGCCACCGTGCGGCTGGGCACGCTCATCTATCTGGAAGGCAGCGTGCGCGACGAATCCGGGCGCCCCATCGCCCGCGCCCAGGTGGGCGCGGCCCCGCCCCGGGGACAATCGCCTCCGGTGGACTACGCCTTCACCGCGCAGGACGGCCTGTTCCGGCTGGGCCCCCTGCGGCGGGAGGCCTACATCTTCAACGTCCTGGCCCCCGGCTACCGTGGCCAGCTGCGTGACGCGGTCGCCGCACCTGGCGAACGCCTGGACTTCACCCTCATCCCCGCGCACCCGCTCCAAGGCCTCGTCACCGATGCCCAGGGCAAGCCCGTGCCCGGTGCGTACATCGACGTGGATGACGAGACGCAGGCCGAGGCCGACCTCTTCCGCGAGGAAGTCGACCCCGCCGTCTCGGACGAGCACGGCCGCTTCGAGCTCACGTTCATCGACCCCGGCAGCTACACGCTCGTCATCACCCACGACGACCACCTGGAGGAGCGGGTGGAGGTGAAGACGCCCGGCCCGGAAATCCGCGTGACACTTCGTGGGGCGGCCCGGGTGGAGGGCACCGTCACCAACCGCCAGGGCCTGCCCATCCCCGACATGATGCTCAGCCTGGTGGACGGCCGCGGGGAGCAGCCCAGGCAGTTCGCCGACACCGACGCGGAGGGCCACTTCGTCATCACCAGCGTGGCCCCGGGCACCTACAACCTGATTGCCGGGATGCACACTGGCGCCAGCACGCCCGAGGTGCTGCGCACCGTCACCGTGCGGGGGACGGAGACGGTGGACGCATCGCTCCGGCTCGAAACAGGCGCTTCGGTGTCCGGCATCGTCGTGGACGAGCACGGACGCCCGGTGGCGGACGCCATGGTGGATGCGGACAACCTCCCAACACAATTGGACGGCACCTCCCTCGCCACCCACACGGACGCGGAGGGCCGCTTCACCCTGCACCACCTCATGGAGGGCGACTGCTGGTTGCGCGCCTCGAAGGACGGCTATGTGTTCGAAGACGGCCGGACCCCGGGACGACACAGCATCTTGAGCCAGGGCCTCGCGCGGTCTGGCGCGCAGGACGTGCGGCTGGTGCTGCGAAGCCTGGGCCACATCCGGGGCCGGGTGGTGCGTCGGGATGGCTCGCCCATCACCCGCTTCACGCTCGGCGAGCAGACCTTCCGGGACCCCGAGGGCGCCTTCCACGTCGCCATCGAGCGCGCGGGGCTCCAGCGGCTGACCTTCGAGGCCCCCGGGCTGACGCGGGCGGTGCGCGAGGTGCAGGTCGCCGAGGGCGAGGACGTGGACCTGGGCGAGATCCGGTTGGAGGCTGGACGCCTCATCCGAGGCCGGGTGGTGGACGCGGAGACCTCGCGCCCGCTCGAGGAGGCCGTCGTCGAGCTCCACCTCCCCGGGGATGACGACCCGTGGGGGGAGGTCGCGCCCGTGGCCGCGGAGGTCACCGGCAAGGACGGCACCTTCGCCTTCGCCCCGTTGGAGGCACGCCCCCTGGACGTGCGGGTCCGCACGAATCGGGGGCATCCCTGGTTTCGCCAACGCATTGGCAGCGGCGACGAGAACCTGGAGCTCCGGGTGTATCCAGGCGCGCGGGTGGAAGGCACCTTGACGGACCGGCATGGACAGCCGGTGGAGGCCCTGGTCCAGCTCGTGCCCGACGGCATCGACATGTCCGTTGGCGTCGAAGCGGCGCCCGGGACGTTCCATGCCACGAACGTCCGGGCGGGGACCTACACGCTGTCCGCCTCCAGCGCCCAGACGCTGGACGGCCGCCTCGTCACCATCCACCCGCGGCGCGTGCAGCTTCCGCCCATGGGGACGGTGACGTTCGCGCTCACCGAGAGCACCGGCACCGGCACGATGCGGCTCGGCATCCGGCTGCCGCCGCGCCCTCCTGGCTCGGAGCAGTACCAGGCGCTGCTGGCGGGGACCTTGCCCCCCAACCTGTCCGCCCAGCAGCTCCGCTCCCGGCTGCGCTTCGGAGACCTCCGCGCCTCCACCCGGAGCCACGCGGACACAGTGGTGTACGAGAACCTCCCAGGTGGGGAGTACACGTTCGTCGTCATGGTGGCGGAGGCGGGGAGGCCCCCTCGGTACGCCGTCCACCGGGAACCCCTCTACCTGGAGGAGGGGGGGACGCTGGAGCGTGACATCCAGGTGGCGCCGCGTCTGCTCCCCTGA
- a CDS encoding lysophospholipid acyltransferase family protein has translation MVWAVTLPFDRNGRVLHLYSCFWAQLYFYVNPLWHLKVDGREHLPWRGPAVLVSNHESLGDILVLFGLYRPFKWVSKASNFKLPLIGWNMRLNRYVPLVRGDKTSIMKMMADCEYWLSRGVPILMFPEGTRSEDGVVKPFKDGAFALALKQRCPIIPVVLTGTARTLPKHGLVLETTARCHVQVMPPVDPSGFTDVASLREHVRNLIVSEKARIEALTPGA, from the coding sequence CTGGTGTGGGCCGTCACGCTGCCGTTCGACCGGAACGGGCGCGTCCTGCACCTGTATTCGTGCTTCTGGGCGCAGCTCTACTTCTACGTCAACCCGCTGTGGCACCTGAAGGTCGACGGCCGCGAACACCTGCCCTGGCGCGGCCCGGCCGTGCTCGTATCCAACCACGAGTCGCTCGGCGACATCCTGGTCCTCTTCGGCCTCTACCGCCCCTTCAAGTGGGTCTCCAAGGCGTCGAACTTCAAGCTGCCCCTCATCGGCTGGAACATGCGGCTCAACCGCTATGTCCCCCTGGTGCGCGGCGACAAGACGAGCATCATGAAGATGATGGCGGACTGCGAATACTGGCTGTCTCGCGGCGTGCCCATCCTCATGTTCCCCGAAGGCACGCGCTCCGAGGACGGCGTCGTGAAGCCCTTCAAGGATGGCGCCTTCGCGCTGGCCCTGAAGCAGCGCTGCCCCATCATCCCCGTGGTCCTCACCGGCACCGCGCGCACCCTGCCCAAGCACGGCCTGGTGCTGGAGACCACCGCCCGCTGCCACGTGCAGGTCATGCCCCCCGTCGACCCCAGCGGCTTCACCGACGTGGCCTCCCTGCGTGAGCACGTCCGGAATCTCATCGTCTCGGAAAAAGCGCGCATCGAAGCGCTGACGCCCGGCGCATAG
- a CDS encoding alpha/beta fold hydrolase → MTPPDIQAPERQGTTKLPDGRVLGWSEWGPLTGRPVLLCPGAATSRWLGFGAAVLAEAGVRLISVDRPGLGASTPLPGRSLLDWATDLRHFSATQALSGLRAVGFSQGAPFALACAAARVVEGVAIVSGGDELAHPAMRALLHPDVAKLVALTATDPAQAEAFFAGMSAELMWNMVIGMSHEADRAVYTEPRFAEAYRRALDEAFSQGTAGYARDTVLAMSRWPFELESLTVPVDLWYGALDTSTVHSPDHGQALASRIPTARRHVVPDAGGALLWTHAESILTSLFAR, encoded by the coding sequence ATGACACCTCCCGACATCCAGGCCCCCGAGCGACAAGGAACGACGAAGCTGCCCGACGGACGCGTGCTGGGCTGGAGTGAATGGGGGCCTCTCACCGGGAGGCCCGTGTTGCTCTGCCCGGGAGCGGCGACCAGCCGCTGGCTGGGCTTCGGCGCGGCGGTGTTGGCGGAGGCTGGCGTCCGGCTCATCTCCGTGGACCGGCCGGGGCTGGGAGCTTCCACGCCCCTGCCAGGGCGGAGCCTCCTGGACTGGGCCACGGACCTCCGGCACTTCAGCGCGACCCAGGCACTGAGCGGGCTCCGCGCGGTGGGCTTCTCCCAGGGCGCGCCCTTCGCGCTCGCCTGCGCGGCCGCACGGGTGGTGGAGGGCGTCGCGATTGTTTCAGGTGGCGACGAGCTGGCACACCCCGCCATGCGTGCTTTGCTTCATCCGGACGTCGCGAAGCTGGTTGCGCTCACCGCCACGGACCCCGCGCAGGCCGAGGCGTTCTTCGCGGGGATGAGCGCTGAGCTGATGTGGAACATGGTCATCGGCATGAGCCATGAAGCCGACCGCGCCGTGTACACCGAGCCGCGTTTCGCCGAGGCCTACCGGCGCGCGCTCGACGAAGCCTTCTCCCAAGGGACTGCGGGCTACGCACGAGACACCGTGCTGGCCATGTCCCGCTGGCCCTTCGAACTCGAGTCCCTCACCGTGCCGGTGGACCTCTGGTACGGCGCACTCGATACCAGCACCGTTCACTCACCCGACCATGGACAGGCACTCGCATCGAGGATTCCCACGGCACGGCGCCATGTGGTCCCAGACGCAGGGGGCGCGCTGCTGTGGACACATGCCGAGTCCATTCTCACATCACTGTTTGCCCGGTAA
- a CDS encoding AAA family ATPase, producing MKPGLRIDALRVLGFGRFAGLTRELGPGLHLLYGPNEAGKSTLLAFLRSMLFGFEKRGQPERYEPAHGGAFGGELTLTTSAGPLLVRRIASRRASEGELLVRDADGQELSKEWLEGALAHVSRELFFDVFAFRLDELAGFERLTEQRGASEALVAASMRGARRLPEVMDQLRKSTEGIYKPNGVKPSLNETLKALEDVQARLRQEGDRPARYFAEKERLGALGEEQRTLEAALQETGTALERLTRLEAALGDVAALAQARAELATLPALETFPEAGESRLEDSLHRRRSYRAEGARLAERLATVEAGLERLSAPSGVRGREEALGQALAAYTEGAALLRALPSRRAALAEKQRQVELALRELGLPVDGPGLLALDLSVSVRVTLEELALRLGTAEVAHREAEGAWARAVSERERLDGALARVDGELSTLPEERASRIRQQQAGLGRLRTVRAELERLSEQRAELHRHFEGVRTQGEPQVTAAVLPAWWVPAVAAVVVVLAVTAWLLAGNLVGALCLVGGLLLTGVLELARRRVETARDADVEAHRERQRWRQQEEERLRSALMGLAAREEVLHRELLSAASEAGLNLVATAADMAAREAALADALERAGRREQLQREREQLHAEHTAARREEHRASEAVGEAEARQEQLGAELAALLSERRFPTTLAASAALALWRDAAALRQRLLDVGAEEAALSADAQSCALVTSRLWAEAVVAELVPGATEARELDAGVMEPLASRVVAALEAERARSLERRTLEEKWHEQRAEKARLDGLSRDEEAALATLLAEGGSADEETFRRRAAQARRYVELTGRTRELSHRIEARTGLSETPARQALIDVGGEQGLRVELESLRARQAEAQERLKAVLTERGALSHQLEQWENDDALAKLRIVEESLRARAAELAMQYAADRLTLALLARARRRFEEEQQPRVVQLASEHFATLTQGRYQRVFIPTGEERELRVGDGQRDWSAAQLSRGTREQLYLAFRLAVVRDFGETRGALPLIVDDVLVNFDPERARGAIHLLAKLSEHQQVIAFTCHPWLRDAFAAEGARVQTLDATQGESPAPAPVSVLKAG from the coding sequence ATGAAGCCCGGACTGCGCATCGACGCGCTGCGCGTGCTCGGCTTTGGCCGCTTCGCCGGCCTCACGCGCGAGCTGGGCCCGGGGCTGCACCTGCTGTACGGCCCCAACGAGGCGGGGAAGAGCACGCTGCTGGCCTTCCTGCGCAGCATGCTGTTCGGCTTCGAGAAGCGCGGGCAGCCGGAGCGCTACGAGCCCGCCCACGGCGGCGCGTTCGGCGGCGAGCTGACGCTGACCACCAGCGCGGGCCCGCTTCTGGTGCGCCGCATCGCGAGCCGACGCGCGTCCGAGGGCGAGCTCCTGGTACGGGACGCGGACGGACAGGAGCTGTCCAAGGAGTGGCTGGAGGGCGCGCTGGCCCACGTGTCCCGCGAGCTGTTCTTCGACGTGTTCGCCTTCCGCCTGGACGAGCTGGCCGGCTTCGAGCGGCTCACGGAGCAGCGAGGCGCCTCCGAGGCGCTGGTCGCAGCCAGCATGCGCGGCGCGCGCCGGCTGCCGGAGGTCATGGACCAGCTCCGCAAGAGCACGGAGGGCATCTACAAGCCCAACGGCGTGAAGCCGTCCCTCAACGAGACGCTGAAGGCCCTGGAGGACGTCCAGGCCCGGCTGCGGCAGGAGGGGGACCGGCCCGCGCGCTACTTCGCGGAGAAGGAGCGGCTGGGCGCGCTGGGGGAGGAGCAACGCACGCTGGAAGCGGCGCTCCAGGAGACGGGGACCGCGCTGGAGCGGCTGACGCGGCTGGAGGCGGCGCTCGGGGACGTGGCGGCGCTGGCGCAGGCCCGCGCGGAGCTGGCGACGCTGCCCGCGCTGGAGACCTTCCCCGAGGCGGGAGAGTCGCGGCTGGAGGACAGCCTGCACCGGCGCCGGAGCTACCGCGCGGAGGGGGCCCGGCTGGCGGAGCGGCTGGCCACGGTGGAGGCCGGGCTGGAGCGGCTGTCCGCGCCGTCTGGCGTCCGTGGACGCGAGGAGGCGCTGGGCCAGGCCCTGGCGGCGTACACCGAGGGCGCCGCGCTGCTGCGCGCCCTGCCCTCCCGCCGGGCCGCCCTGGCGGAGAAGCAGCGGCAGGTGGAGCTGGCGCTGCGCGAGCTGGGCCTGCCGGTGGATGGGCCCGGCCTGCTGGCGTTGGACCTGAGCGTGAGCGTCCGCGTGACGCTGGAGGAGCTGGCGCTCCGGCTGGGCACGGCCGAGGTCGCGCATCGCGAGGCGGAGGGCGCGTGGGCGCGGGCCGTCTCGGAGCGGGAGCGGCTGGACGGCGCGCTGGCGCGAGTGGACGGAGAGCTGTCGACGCTGCCGGAGGAGCGGGCGTCGCGGATCCGCCAGCAACAGGCGGGGCTGGGGCGGCTGCGCACCGTGCGCGCGGAGCTGGAGCGCCTGTCGGAGCAGCGGGCCGAGCTGCACCGGCACTTCGAGGGCGTCCGCACGCAGGGTGAGCCGCAGGTGACGGCGGCGGTGCTGCCCGCGTGGTGGGTGCCGGCCGTCGCGGCGGTGGTGGTGGTGCTCGCGGTGACGGCGTGGCTGCTGGCGGGGAACCTGGTGGGCGCGCTGTGCCTCGTGGGGGGGTTGCTGCTGACGGGCGTCCTGGAGCTGGCCCGGCGGCGCGTGGAGACGGCGCGCGACGCGGACGTGGAGGCCCATCGCGAGCGCCAGCGCTGGCGCCAGCAGGAGGAGGAGCGGCTGCGCTCGGCCTTGATGGGGCTGGCCGCGCGGGAGGAGGTGCTGCATCGCGAGCTGCTGTCCGCGGCGTCCGAGGCCGGGCTCAACCTGGTGGCCACGGCGGCGGACATGGCGGCCCGGGAGGCGGCGCTGGCGGATGCGCTGGAGCGGGCGGGGCGGCGCGAGCAGCTCCAACGGGAGCGGGAGCAACTGCACGCCGAGCACACCGCCGCGCGGCGCGAGGAGCACCGCGCGAGTGAAGCCGTGGGCGAGGCGGAGGCGCGGCAGGAGCAGTTGGGCGCGGAGCTGGCGGCCCTGCTGTCCGAGCGGCGCTTCCCCACCACGCTGGCCGCGTCCGCGGCGCTGGCGTTGTGGCGGGACGCGGCGGCGCTCCGCCAGCGACTCCTGGACGTGGGCGCGGAGGAGGCCGCGCTCTCGGCGGACGCACAGTCCTGCGCGCTGGTGACGTCACGGCTGTGGGCGGAGGCCGTGGTGGCGGAGCTCGTCCCCGGTGCAACGGAGGCCCGCGAGCTGGACGCCGGCGTCATGGAGCCCCTGGCGTCGCGCGTGGTGGCGGCGCTGGAGGCGGAGCGCGCGCGGAGCCTGGAGCGCAGGACGCTCGAGGAGAAGTGGCACGAGCAGCGGGCGGAGAAGGCGCGGCTGGACGGGCTGAGCCGCGACGAGGAAGCCGCGCTGGCGACGCTGCTGGCCGAAGGTGGCAGCGCCGACGAGGAGACCTTCCGCCGCCGCGCCGCGCAGGCGCGCCGGTATGTGGAGCTGACGGGCCGGACGCGGGAGCTGTCGCATCGCATCGAGGCGCGGACGGGCTTGTCGGAGACGCCGGCGCGCCAAGCGCTCATCGACGTCGGCGGCGAGCAGGGCCTGCGCGTGGAGCTGGAGTCACTGCGCGCCAGGCAGGCGGAGGCCCAGGAGCGGCTGAAGGCGGTGCTCACGGAGCGCGGCGCCCTGAGTCACCAGCTAGAGCAGTGGGAGAACGACGACGCGCTGGCGAAGCTGCGCATCGTCGAGGAGTCCCTGCGCGCCCGGGCCGCCGAGCTGGCGATGCAGTACGCGGCGGACCGGCTGACGCTGGCGCTGCTGGCCCGGGCCCGGCGCCGCTTCGAGGAGGAGCAGCAGCCGCGCGTGGTGCAGCTCGCCTCGGAGCACTTCGCCACGCTCACGCAGGGACGCTACCAGCGCGTCTTCATCCCCACGGGCGAGGAGCGCGAGCTGCGCGTGGGCGACGGCCAGCGTGACTGGAGCGCGGCGCAGCTCTCCCGGGGGACGCGCGAACAGCTCTACCTCGCGTTCCGGCTGGCGGTGGTGCGGGACTTCGGAGAGACGCGCGGGGCGCTGCCGCTCATCGTCGATGACGTGCTGGTGAACTTCGACCCGGAGCGGGCGCGCGGCGCCATCCACCTGCTGGCGAAGCTGTCCGAGCACCAGCAGGTCATCGCCTTCACCTGCCACCCCTGGCTGCGGGACGCCTTCGCCGCGGAGGGCGCGCGCGTGCAGACGCTGGACGCCACGCAGGGTGAATCCCCCGCGCCCGCGCCGGTGTCCGTGCTGAAGGCCGGGTAG
- a CDS encoding metallophosphoesterase family protein: protein MPFKFVHAADLHLDTPFRGVATQGPLLGRFQDSTFRALTRITEVCLRERVAFLLLAGDLFDVKDRSVRARLALRRELGRLDAAGISTFIVHGNHDPLSGDSGALGLPASVKVFGPDWEEVEVKREGRRLCRVQGISYPDVEVRDDLSARFRRTGDGFSVGLLHANLGGAEGHANYAPCTTAGLGSRGLDYWALGHVHTRAEHLLPGGGVAVYPGNPQGRHAHETGPRGCILVEVEDGGMRRRFIPVDGVRWHKLEVPLSGISTLDGLLASALEGVEARCAPELDGHAVRLTLTGRGPLHRELARPGALAQLEGDLREQLAKGHPPVLLESLRDGSRPEVDLEAVCAAGGFARTLLDEVGFLAEDPAALARLWEEEALGTLSQRLKRLGVDALETPRAEWVVQAAMQGVESLHEEEPS, encoded by the coding sequence ATGCCCTTCAAGTTCGTTCATGCCGCCGACCTGCACCTGGACACGCCTTTCCGGGGCGTCGCCACCCAGGGGCCGCTCCTGGGGCGCTTCCAGGACTCGACGTTCCGCGCGCTCACGCGCATCACGGAGGTCTGCCTGCGTGAACGGGTGGCCTTCCTGCTGCTCGCTGGCGACCTCTTCGACGTGAAGGACCGCTCGGTGCGCGCGCGGCTGGCGCTGCGGCGCGAGCTGGGCCGGCTGGACGCCGCGGGCATCTCCACCTTCATCGTCCACGGCAACCATGACCCGCTGAGCGGAGACTCCGGCGCGCTGGGGCTGCCCGCCTCGGTGAAGGTGTTCGGCCCGGACTGGGAAGAGGTGGAGGTGAAGCGCGAGGGCCGGCGCCTGTGCCGCGTGCAGGGCATCTCCTATCCGGACGTGGAGGTGCGCGACGACCTCTCCGCGCGCTTCCGCCGCACCGGGGACGGCTTCAGCGTGGGGCTGCTGCACGCCAACCTGGGCGGCGCGGAGGGCCACGCCAACTACGCGCCCTGCACCACCGCGGGCCTGGGCTCGCGCGGGCTGGACTACTGGGCGCTGGGCCACGTCCACACGCGCGCCGAGCACCTGCTCCCCGGCGGGGGCGTGGCGGTGTACCCGGGCAACCCGCAGGGCCGGCACGCGCATGAAACCGGTCCGCGCGGCTGCATATTGGTGGAGGTGGAGGACGGCGGCATGCGGCGGCGCTTCATCCCGGTGGATGGCGTGCGCTGGCACAAGCTGGAGGTGCCGCTGTCCGGCATCAGCACGCTGGACGGGCTGCTGGCCAGCGCGCTGGAAGGCGTGGAGGCGCGCTGCGCTCCGGAGCTGGACGGCCACGCGGTGCGGCTCACCCTCACCGGCAGGGGCCCGCTGCACCGCGAGCTGGCCCGGCCCGGCGCGCTGGCGCAGTTGGAGGGGGACCTGCGCGAACAGCTCGCGAAGGGCCACCCGCCCGTGCTGCTGGAGTCGCTGCGGGACGGCAGCCGGCCGGAGGTGGACCTGGAGGCGGTGTGCGCGGCGGGCGGCTTCGCGCGCACGCTGCTGGACGAGGTGGGCTTCCTCGCGGAGGACCCGGCGGCGCTGGCGCGGCTGTGGGAGGAGGAGGCGCTGGGCACGCTGAGTCAGCGGTTGAAGCGCCTGGGCGTGGACGCGCTGGAGACGCCGCGCGCGGAGTGGGTGGTGCAGGCGGCGATGCAGGGCGTGGAGTCGCTGCACGAGGAGGAGCCGTCATGA
- a CDS encoding SAM-dependent methyltransferase: MRAEAAQPVWRRDEVSAYYEAKTERLLQRYGPGPRVHYHSGLVDGVPPPGAPRAALRTSIHAAQEALMMELSRAVGRFPDGGDVLDVGCGLGGGALYWAAEHQARVTAVTNVPSHVALVRGFAEAAGVGARVRPMLCDALSVPGRAAFDAVVAVESACYLPRAEWFRRTRALLKPGGVVAIADCFLRRPELAAGFNRYWRTNIGSLDEYLSAAHAAGLELEVRDDVSSRVVGFWSLTLELMVHERASASAHLTQHPLRALAQAGRGESCRAHLRLQQALMDGSLEYGLLVLRRAD, encoded by the coding sequence ATGAGGGCCGAAGCCGCGCAACCCGTCTGGAGACGCGACGAGGTGAGCGCGTACTACGAGGCGAAGACGGAGCGGCTGCTCCAGCGCTACGGGCCAGGCCCGCGCGTGCACTACCACTCCGGCCTGGTGGACGGGGTGCCGCCGCCCGGCGCGCCGCGGGCCGCGCTGCGCACCAGCATCCACGCCGCGCAGGAAGCCCTGATGATGGAGCTGTCACGCGCCGTGGGCCGCTTCCCGGACGGCGGAGACGTGCTGGACGTGGGCTGCGGCCTGGGCGGCGGCGCGCTGTACTGGGCCGCCGAGCACCAGGCGCGGGTGACGGCGGTGACGAACGTGCCGTCGCATGTCGCGCTGGTGCGCGGCTTCGCGGAGGCCGCGGGCGTGGGCGCGCGGGTGCGGCCCATGCTCTGTGACGCCCTGTCCGTCCCGGGCCGCGCGGCGTTCGACGCGGTGGTCGCGGTGGAGAGCGCCTGCTACCTGCCTCGCGCGGAGTGGTTCCGCCGCACGCGGGCCTTGCTGAAGCCAGGAGGCGTGGTGGCCATCGCCGACTGCTTCCTCCGCCGCCCGGAGCTGGCGGCCGGGTTCAACCGGTACTGGCGCACGAACATCGGCTCGCTCGACGAGTACCTGTCCGCCGCGCACGCCGCGGGGCTGGAGCTGGAGGTGCGGGATGACGTGTCCTCGCGCGTGGTGGGCTTCTGGTCGCTGACGTTGGAGCTGATGGTCCACGAGCGCGCCTCGGCCTCGGCGCACCTCACCCAGCACCCGCTGCGCGCGCTCGCCCAGGCAGGCCGCGGCGAGTCCTGCCGCGCGCACCTGCGCCTGCAACAGGCGTTGATGGATGGGAGCCTGGAGTACGGGCTGCTCGTGCTGCGCCGCGCGGACTGA